A portion of the Actomonas aquatica genome contains these proteins:
- a CDS encoding U32 family peptidase has product MPPSPNTPAPTATHRPELLAPAGDWECARAAVENGADAIYFGLERFNARMRAHNFTLADLPALMAFLHERGVRGYVTFNTLVFADELDAAADYLRAIIAAGVDAAIVQDIGICRLIRRLSPDFPIHCSTQMTISSGAGTDFARDLDAHLVVLARENSIKEINAIQEAQAASGRPLPLEVFVHGALCVAYSGQCLTSESLGGRSANRGECAQACRLPYELISDGQKVDLGDRAYLLSPQDLAGLDVLPELVRAGVASLKIEGRLKSPEYVASITRTYRRALDQILEAAPPAFDREAARYELEMSFSRGLYTGWFNGIHNQELAHGRFGTKRGRFLGRVTRVQGDRVFARLESPLKAGDGVAFDAGRHAEGEEGGRIYTIDTAKSGESVLTFGRGAVNFGRVHVGDRLWKTSDPALGRELRATFAGDKVRFTRPIRAEVHGHAGAPLTLILDDGEGHQVKVASSAPLAVAEQRPLDTERLRQQLGRLGGTPFQLGELANHLEGEVIVPLSELNQLRRDAVAQLTALRQAPLRWALTAPDPTTTRVAANATAVPTETAPELIVVTRDLAQFEAALTCPGISTFYCEFENPKHYREAVTRFRSHQQTTSDFEHPTSNLSTAKPSIWVAPPRVFKPGEEWILKQVRSCEADGFLARHHEHLRFFADDRVRGDFSLNVANPLTAEFFRERYGLERVTASYDLNIGQLEALLQNAPGDWFDITIHQHMPMFHMEHCVFCAFLSSGKDYHDCGRPCEKHRVALRDRVGAQLPLKADAGCRNTVYNNRAQTGAEYVDRLVALGARYFRVEFVHESPDEIPRTIAAYQRLLRGELTGSALWQELKLLNQLGVTRGQMETGPRTILKKRS; this is encoded by the coding sequence GTGCCGCCATCGCCCAACACGCCCGCGCCTACCGCTACCCACCGTCCTGAGCTGCTTGCTCCCGCGGGTGACTGGGAATGCGCGCGAGCCGCCGTCGAGAACGGCGCCGATGCCATCTACTTCGGCCTCGAACGTTTCAACGCGCGCATGCGCGCTCACAATTTCACCCTCGCCGACCTGCCCGCCCTCATGGCCTTTCTGCACGAGCGCGGCGTGCGGGGTTACGTGACGTTCAACACGCTCGTCTTCGCCGACGAACTCGACGCCGCCGCCGACTACCTGCGCGCCATCATCGCCGCCGGCGTCGACGCCGCCATCGTCCAGGACATCGGCATCTGCCGCCTCATCCGCCGCCTGTCGCCCGACTTCCCGATTCACTGCTCCACGCAGATGACCATCTCCAGCGGCGCCGGCACCGATTTTGCCCGCGACCTCGACGCCCATCTTGTCGTGCTCGCCCGCGAAAATTCCATTAAGGAAATCAACGCCATCCAGGAAGCACAGGCTGCCAGCGGTCGACCGCTGCCGCTTGAGGTCTTTGTGCACGGCGCGCTGTGTGTCGCCTACTCCGGCCAGTGCCTCACCAGCGAATCCCTCGGGGGCCGTTCCGCCAATCGCGGCGAGTGCGCCCAAGCCTGCCGCCTGCCCTACGAGCTCATTTCCGATGGCCAAAAGGTCGACCTCGGTGACCGCGCCTACCTGCTCAGCCCGCAGGATCTCGCCGGCCTCGACGTGCTGCCCGAACTCGTGCGCGCCGGCGTTGCCTCGCTCAAAATTGAAGGCCGCCTGAAGAGCCCCGAATACGTCGCGTCCATCACCCGGACCTACCGCCGCGCCCTCGATCAGATCCTTGAAGCTGCGCCGCCCGCCTTCGACCGCGAAGCCGCCCGCTACGAACTCGAGATGAGTTTCTCCCGCGGCCTCTACACCGGCTGGTTCAACGGCATCCACAATCAGGAACTCGCCCACGGTCGCTTCGGCACCAAACGCGGTCGTTTCCTGGGCCGCGTCACGCGCGTGCAGGGCGACCGCGTTTTCGCCCGCCTCGAGTCTCCGCTCAAAGCCGGTGACGGCGTGGCCTTCGACGCCGGCCGCCACGCCGAGGGTGAAGAGGGCGGCCGTATTTACACCATCGATACGGCCAAGTCCGGCGAGAGTGTGCTCACGTTCGGCCGCGGTGCCGTCAACTTCGGCCGCGTCCACGTGGGCGACCGCCTCTGGAAAACCAGCGACCCGGCGCTGGGGCGCGAACTGCGCGCCACTTTTGCCGGCGACAAGGTGCGCTTCACCCGCCCCATCCGCGCCGAAGTCCACGGCCACGCCGGCGCGCCGCTCACCCTCATCCTCGACGACGGCGAAGGCCATCAGGTAAAAGTCGCCTCCTCCGCCCCGCTCGCCGTGGCCGAGCAACGCCCGCTCGATACCGAACGCCTGCGCCAGCAACTCGGACGCCTCGGCGGCACGCCCTTCCAACTCGGCGAGCTTGCCAATCACCTCGAGGGCGAAGTCATCGTCCCGCTGAGCGAGCTCAACCAACTTCGCCGCGACGCCGTCGCGCAGCTCACCGCGCTCCGGCAGGCGCCCCTGCGCTGGGCGCTCACCGCCCCCGATCCGACCACGACCCGCGTAGCGGCCAACGCGACCGCCGTCCCGACCGAGACCGCGCCCGAGCTCATCGTCGTCACCCGCGACCTCGCCCAGTTCGAAGCCGCCCTCACCTGCCCCGGCATCAGCACCTTCTACTGCGAGTTCGAAAACCCCAAACACTACCGCGAAGCCGTCACCCGCTTCCGGTCTCACCAACAAACTACTTCTGACTTCGAACATCCTACTTCGAACTTATCGACGGCAAAGCCGTCGATTTGGGTCGCCCCACCCCGCGTCTTTAAACCGGGCGAAGAATGGATCCTCAAACAGGTGCGTTCCTGCGAAGCCGACGGTTTTCTCGCCCGCCACCACGAGCACCTGCGCTTCTTCGCCGACGACCGCGTGCGCGGTGATTTTTCGCTCAATGTCGCCAATCCGCTGACGGCCGAATTTTTCCGCGAGCGCTACGGCCTCGAACGGGTGACCGCCAGTTACGACCTGAACATCGGGCAACTTGAAGCCCTGTTGCAAAATGCCCCGGGCGACTGGTTCGACATCACCATCCACCAACACATGCCCATGTTTCACATGGAGCACTGTGTGTTCTGCGCCTTCCTCAGCAGCGGCAAGGACTACCACGATTGCGGCCGACCGTGCGAAAAGCATCGCGTCGCCCTCCGCGACCGCGTCGGCGCCCAACTCCCGCTCAAAGCCGACGCCGGTTGCCGCAACACGGTTTACAACAACCGAGCCCAGACCGGGGCCGAATACGTCGACCGCCTCGTCGCGCTCGGCGCCCGCTATTTCCGGGTCGAGTTTGTGCACGAATCGCCGGACGAGATCCCGCGCACCATCGCCGCCTACCAACGCCTCCTGCGCGGCGAACTCACCGGCTCCGCCCTTTGGCAGGAACTCAAACTCCTCAACCAACTCGGCGTCACCCGCGGCCAAATGGAAACCGGTCCGCGCACGATTTTGAAGAAGCGCTCGTAG
- a CDS encoding nucleoside monophosphate kinase, with the protein MPESDKHSAAAAASKPHAQGAKPADLEIKDTTLIFNDVWTDLEAEFGREHLRFPKEIILLGGAPGAGKGTNTGFILKARGLTCPPIVVSALLDSPEARRIKDAGMMVGDREVIGILLRELLKPEYRDGCILDGFPRTQVQVESLKLLVSKMQGLRREFYGTPLGIHFRQPTVHIMVLFVEEKVSVERQLKRGRLTKEHNDEVRRTGDGELWEERPTDYDADLAQRRYRVFKEKTWDALQSLKSIFHYHFVNAQGAIDEVEENIVKELKYQSLLELDPATHDTLRHIPVASELSVHARQELVKRLDGYQFNHPELLAKVVSFVERKIMPIVRRHAISGNAHINAEDGLLHDNLALAILIDVFSERGYHAVVDLHRIEIPEKFDLQTGDITCRIKKVFRITIDFQGSDIRRGN; encoded by the coding sequence ATGCCTGAATCCGATAAGCACTCCGCCGCCGCCGCGGCCTCCAAACCCCACGCTCAAGGTGCCAAACCCGCCGACCTTGAGATCAAAGACACCACGCTGATTTTTAACGATGTCTGGACCGACTTGGAGGCTGAGTTTGGTCGTGAGCACCTGCGTTTCCCCAAGGAAATCATCCTCCTCGGTGGTGCGCCCGGTGCCGGTAAGGGCACCAACACCGGTTTCATTCTCAAGGCCCGCGGCCTCACCTGCCCACCCATCGTCGTGAGCGCCTTGCTCGACAGCCCTGAGGCCCGCCGCATCAAGGACGCCGGCATGATGGTCGGCGACCGCGAGGTGATCGGCATCCTGCTGCGCGAACTGCTCAAGCCAGAGTATCGCGACGGCTGCATCCTCGACGGCTTCCCGCGCACGCAGGTGCAGGTGGAGTCGCTCAAGCTGCTTGTATCCAAAATGCAGGGACTGCGCCGCGAGTTTTACGGCACGCCGCTCGGCATCCATTTCCGCCAGCCCACCGTGCACATCATGGTGCTCTTCGTGGAGGAAAAGGTCTCGGTCGAACGTCAGCTCAAACGCGGCCGCCTCACCAAGGAACACAACGACGAGGTGCGCCGCACCGGCGATGGTGAACTCTGGGAGGAGCGCCCCACCGACTACGATGCCGACCTCGCCCAGCGCCGTTACCGCGTCTTCAAAGAAAAGACCTGGGATGCGCTTCAGTCGCTCAAATCCATCTTCCACTACCACTTCGTCAACGCCCAGGGCGCCATCGACGAGGTGGAGGAAAACATCGTCAAGGAGCTCAAGTATCAGAGCTTGCTCGAGCTCGACCCCGCGACGCACGACACCCTGCGCCACATCCCGGTCGCCAGTGAGCTGAGTGTGCACGCCCGCCAGGAGTTGGTGAAGCGCCTCGACGGTTACCAGTTCAACCACCCCGAGCTGCTTGCAAAGGTCGTGTCCTTCGTGGAGCGCAAGATCATGCCGATCGTGCGCCGGCACGCCATCTCGGGCAACGCGCACATCAACGCCGAAGACGGCCTGCTGCACGACAACCTCGCACTGGCCATCCTCATCGATGTCTTTTCCGAGCGCGGCTACCACGCCGTGGTCGACCTGCACCGCATCGAGATCCCGGAAAAATTCGACCTGCAGACCGGCGACATCACCTGCCGCATCAAAAAGGTCTTCCGCATCACGATCGACTTCCAGGGCTCCGACATCCGCCGCGGCAACTGA
- a CDS encoding ABC transporter permease, whose protein sequence is MILWETLILAFASLKANKLRSALTMIGIGVGIFTVILVMTAISGVKSKIEDGLNVLGANSIQVSKFPLVNFSNPRERFGNRPDIRYRQALRFKELMADTARVSLITGRGGRRVYYEQEHTNPDVRFTGTDENYLTSYAYEVAKGRPISIDDVNFARSVCLIGEDVRKKLFRDEEALGKTIRIDGASLTVVGILAEKGSSFGQSQDNLVVTPISRWFNAYGRSGRSISINVQAPDTADLNEVHEHAIGQMRLVRGLLPEDGNDFDTTTNDSLIKTFDEALNGVAVGAFVISSIALLAAGVGVMNIMLVSVTERTREIGIRKSLGARKKTILAQFLIEAVALSIVGGIAGIAFGIVGGNLAGMLLSAAVVFPVGWATAGLIVCSGIGVGFGLYPAWKAASLDPIEALRFE, encoded by the coding sequence ATGATTCTCTGGGAAACACTGATTTTGGCGTTTGCCTCCCTGAAGGCGAACAAGCTGCGTTCGGCGCTCACGATGATCGGTATCGGGGTGGGCATCTTCACCGTGATCCTGGTGATGACCGCCATCTCGGGCGTGAAGTCCAAGATCGAGGACGGCCTCAATGTGTTGGGAGCGAACTCAATTCAGGTTTCGAAGTTCCCGCTGGTGAACTTCAGCAACCCGCGGGAACGCTTCGGCAACCGCCCCGACATTCGCTACCGCCAGGCCCTGCGTTTCAAGGAGCTCATGGCGGACACGGCGCGCGTGAGCCTGATCACGGGCCGCGGTGGTCGCCGGGTGTATTACGAGCAGGAGCACACCAACCCGGACGTGCGTTTCACCGGCACCGATGAGAACTACCTCACCAGCTACGCCTACGAGGTGGCGAAGGGCCGGCCGATCTCGATCGACGACGTGAACTTCGCCCGCTCCGTCTGCCTCATCGGTGAAGATGTGCGCAAGAAGCTCTTCCGCGACGAGGAGGCCCTCGGCAAAACGATCCGGATCGATGGGGCTTCGCTCACGGTCGTGGGCATTCTGGCGGAGAAGGGTTCATCGTTTGGCCAGAGTCAGGACAACCTCGTGGTCACGCCCATTTCGCGTTGGTTCAACGCCTACGGCCGCTCCGGCCGCTCGATCAGCATCAACGTGCAGGCGCCGGATACGGCCGACCTGAACGAAGTGCACGAGCACGCCATCGGCCAGATGCGCCTGGTGCGCGGGCTGTTGCCGGAAGACGGTAACGACTTCGACACGACCACGAACGATTCGCTGATCAAGACCTTCGACGAAGCGCTGAACGGCGTGGCGGTGGGCGCGTTTGTCATCAGCTCGATCGCGCTGCTCGCGGCAGGCGTGGGCGTAATGAATATCATGTTGGTGAGTGTGACCGAACGCACCCGCGAGATCGGCATCCGCAAAAGTCTCGGCGCGCGCAAAAAGACGATCCTGGCGCAGTTCCTGATCGAAGCCGTAGCGCTGTCGATCGTCGGTGGCATTGCCGGCATCGCGTTCGGCATCGTGGGCGGCAACCTGGCCGGTATGCTCCTGAGTGCGGCCGTGGTGTTCCCGGTCGGCTGGGCTACCGCGGGCCTGATCGTATGCAGCGGCATCGGCGTCGGCTTCGGCCTCTATCCCGCGTGGAAAGCCGCGTCCCTCGATCCCATCGAAGCCCTGCGCTTCGAATGA
- a CDS encoding ABC transporter permease, with product MKRFFYEFSESVKIALAQIRANKMRSALTALGVVIGIVAVTMMVTAILGINRVVDKSFSGFGDDVLYVTKWPWAGTNEWWVYRNRPDIRTSYSERINEWIDENPGSALIRAVPADNRTVNVAHGDLRVSNIFLLGTSHELATISKTEMMEGRFFNEFENQQGTKVAIIGFDVADALFPNRSPVGETVLVRGAPFTVIGVSERQGSFLGMFSLDSSIVIPIKAYRYNIHGRDEGDVRVQFDTSRGDQARDELRGLMRRIRQLGPEDKDDFEINESGVIRDIIDPIQQGIAIAGLVITGLALFVGAIGIMNITYVSVKERTREIGTRKALGARRRSILTQFLVEAVSICVLGGIIGLTLTWGLAAVVTMAAPNFPIVFSPTVILVAVALSTGVGVVSGFAPAYTASSLDPVEALRYE from the coding sequence GTGAAGCGTTTTTTCTATGAGTTTTCCGAGTCGGTGAAGATCGCGTTGGCGCAGATTCGCGCCAACAAGATGCGGTCGGCGCTCACGGCGTTGGGGGTGGTCATCGGCATCGTCGCGGTGACGATGATGGTCACCGCCATTCTCGGCATCAATCGGGTGGTCGACAAAAGCTTCTCCGGCTTCGGCGACGACGTGCTCTACGTGACCAAGTGGCCGTGGGCGGGCACCAACGAGTGGTGGGTGTATCGCAACCGCCCCGACATTCGCACCAGCTACTCCGAGCGCATTAACGAATGGATCGATGAGAACCCAGGCAGCGCGCTCATTCGCGCGGTGCCGGCCGACAATCGCACCGTCAATGTCGCGCACGGTGACCTGCGTGTATCCAATATCTTCTTACTCGGCACCTCGCACGAGTTGGCCACCATCAGCAAAACCGAGATGATGGAAGGCCGGTTCTTCAACGAGTTTGAGAATCAGCAGGGCACCAAGGTGGCGATCATCGGCTTCGATGTGGCCGATGCTCTCTTCCCGAACCGCTCCCCGGTCGGAGAAACCGTGCTGGTGCGAGGCGCGCCCTTCACGGTGATCGGCGTGAGTGAACGGCAGGGCAGTTTCCTGGGCATGTTCAGTTTGGATTCATCGATCGTGATCCCGATCAAAGCCTACCGTTACAACATCCACGGCCGCGATGAGGGCGACGTCCGGGTGCAGTTTGACACCAGTCGCGGAGATCAGGCGCGCGATGAGTTGCGCGGGCTGATGCGGCGCATCCGGCAGCTCGGTCCGGAGGATAAGGACGACTTTGAAATCAACGAGTCGGGCGTCATTCGCGACATCATTGATCCGATCCAGCAGGGCATCGCGATTGCGGGTCTGGTGATCACCGGACTGGCGCTCTTTGTCGGCGCGATCGGCATCATGAACATCACCTACGTGAGCGTGAAGGAACGCACCCGTGAGATCGGCACGCGCAAAGCGCTGGGCGCGCGGCGACGTTCGATCCTTACGCAGTTCCTCGTCGAGGCCGTGAGCATCTGCGTGCTCGGCGGCATCATCGGGCTCACCCTTACCTGGGGCTTGGCGGCGGTGGTCACGATGGCCGCCCCCAATTTCCCCATCGTCTTTTCACCCACCGTGATTCTGGTCGCGGTGGCCCTTTCCACCGGAGTGGGCGTGGTCAGCGGTTTTGCCCCCGCTTACACCGCCAGCTCCCTCGACCCGGTCGAGGCCTTGCGTTACGAATAA
- a CDS encoding four helix bundle protein has product MNETELKKRTKDFALRGLKLIDSLPDTRSGRILAGQLGRSCTSVGANYRAACRSRSKAEMISKLSVVEEEADESEFWMELIEAYGLRSARQVSALKKEAHELTAIMVASRRTLQKRAAESKIENPKSKIR; this is encoded by the coding sequence ATGAACGAAACCGAGCTCAAAAAACGCACGAAGGACTTCGCCCTCCGAGGCCTGAAGTTGATCGATTCGCTGCCGGACACGCGCTCGGGTCGCATTCTCGCCGGGCAACTCGGCCGTTCGTGCACGTCCGTGGGGGCCAATTACCGCGCGGCCTGTCGTTCGCGTTCCAAAGCGGAAATGATTTCCAAACTGTCGGTCGTGGAGGAAGAGGCCGATGAGTCCGAATTCTGGATGGAGCTCATCGAAGCGTATGGCCTGCGCAGCGCCCGACAGGTGTCCGCGCTCAAGAAGGAAGCGCATGAGCTAACCGCCATCATGGTCGCATCGCGCCGCACTCTGCAGAAGCGCGCGGCGGAATCCAAAATCGAGAATCCAAAATCCAAAATCCGGTGA
- a CDS encoding ABC transporter ATP-binding protein has product MSDTTSTPSPLPATGRSIRPHGELVIDIEGVTKLYRMGSEVVHALRGVSLQIHRNEYLAVMGPSGSGKSTLMNMLGCLDTPTAGYYAFAGEDVAAMSDDELADIRNREIGFVFQSFNLLPRSDSLHNVELPLIYAGVSSTERRERAMEALENVGLGDRVHHKPNELSGGQRQRVAIARALVNRPSIILADEPTGALDSKTGVEIMELFEQLYAKGNTIIMVTHEEDVAQHARRIVRLRDGLIEADQANG; this is encoded by the coding sequence ATGAGCGACACCACTTCCACTCCCAGCCCGCTTCCCGCGACGGGTCGCAGCATCCGGCCGCACGGCGAGCTGGTCATCGACATCGAGGGCGTCACCAAGCTCTACCGCATGGGCAGCGAGGTGGTGCACGCGCTGCGCGGCGTCTCCCTGCAGATTCATCGCAACGAATACCTCGCGGTGATGGGCCCGTCGGGCTCCGGCAAATCGACCCTCATGAACATGCTGGGCTGCCTCGATACGCCGACTGCCGGTTATTACGCCTTTGCCGGCGAGGACGTCGCAGCCATGAGCGACGACGAGCTGGCCGACATCCGTAATCGCGAGATCGGCTTCGTGTTCCAGAGCTTCAACCTGCTGCCGCGGTCCGATTCGCTGCACAACGTGGAGCTGCCGCTGATCTACGCCGGAGTGAGTTCTACCGAACGTCGCGAGCGCGCGATGGAAGCGTTGGAGAACGTCGGTCTCGGCGACCGCGTGCATCACAAGCCCAACGAGCTTTCCGGCGGTCAGCGTCAGCGCGTGGCCATTGCCCGCGCCCTGGTGAACCGCCCGTCGATCATCCTGGCCGACGAGCCGACCGGCGCCTTGGACTCTAAGACCGGCGTCGAGATCATGGAGCTATTCGAGCAGCTCTACGCCAAGGGCAACACCATCATCATGGTCACCCACGAAGAGGACGTCGCCCAACACGCCCGCCGCATCGTCCGCCTCCGCGACGGCCTCATCGAAGCCGACCAAGCCAACGGCTGA
- a CDS encoding efflux RND transporter periplasmic adaptor subunit, whose protein sequence is MASSSEPNRAAPKRVAKKKKKSSTMWWIIGGVLLVVLLAVAAAAKSRQGEKGTKVLTDEVARRDITQFVTATGKIEPEVEVKIAPEVSGEIVELPYAEGAEVAKGQLLLRIKDDNYRYQVDQREADLAAARASEVQSKAQLLKSEEDFKRSEGLYAKKLISDAEYTADKTSHNVAVANYESAKAQVRRAEGLLKQSQDQLEKTTIYAPMDGTISSLPVELGERVTGTGGYNASEVMRVADLSNMEVVVQVNENDVVNVKVGNVARIDVDAYPDREFAGEVTEIASSAITTGAGSQAEVTNFEVRIRIDADGEQLKPGMSALADIETAKVENVIAVPIQSVTVRSRDDDKTMEQLEKDREKAKREKGGEGAATAENLEEQRQQERENRESLRRVVFVVEDGKAKLVDVETGIADTSYMQITSGLEEGQVVVSGSYATITRTLKDDMAVSVQKRGGSKAKTTPEDTEE, encoded by the coding sequence ATGGCCTCCTCATCCGAACCGAACCGTGCCGCGCCGAAGCGCGTGGCGAAAAAGAAAAAGAAGTCCTCCACCATGTGGTGGATCATTGGTGGTGTGCTCCTCGTGGTGCTCCTGGCCGTGGCGGCTGCCGCCAAGTCCCGCCAGGGCGAAAAGGGCACCAAGGTCCTCACCGACGAAGTCGCGCGTCGCGACATCACCCAGTTTGTCACCGCCACGGGCAAGATTGAGCCCGAGGTCGAGGTGAAGATCGCGCCGGAAGTCTCCGGAGAGATCGTTGAGCTGCCCTACGCCGAAGGCGCCGAGGTAGCCAAGGGCCAGTTGCTCCTGCGCATCAAGGACGACAACTACCGCTACCAGGTCGATCAGCGCGAAGCCGATCTCGCCGCCGCCCGCGCCTCCGAGGTGCAGAGCAAGGCGCAGCTCCTGAAGTCGGAAGAAGACTTCAAGCGCAGCGAAGGCCTCTACGCCAAGAAGCTTATTTCCGACGCCGAATACACTGCCGACAAGACTTCGCACAATGTCGCCGTCGCCAACTACGAGAGCGCCAAGGCCCAGGTGCGCCGCGCTGAAGGACTGCTCAAGCAGTCGCAGGACCAGCTGGAGAAAACCACCATCTACGCGCCGATGGACGGCACGATCAGCTCCCTCCCGGTCGAGCTTGGCGAGCGCGTCACCGGCACCGGCGGTTACAACGCTTCCGAGGTCATGCGTGTGGCCGACCTCTCCAACATGGAGGTGGTCGTGCAGGTCAACGAGAACGACGTCGTCAACGTGAAGGTCGGCAATGTCGCCCGCATCGATGTCGACGCGTATCCAGATCGTGAATTCGCCGGCGAGGTGACTGAGATTGCCTCCTCCGCCATCACCACCGGCGCGGGATCCCAGGCCGAGGTGACCAACTTTGAAGTGCGCATCCGCATCGACGCCGATGGCGAGCAACTCAAGCCCGGCATGAGCGCGCTGGCCGACATCGAAACCGCCAAGGTGGAGAACGTCATCGCCGTGCCGATCCAGTCGGTCACGGTCCGCAGCCGCGACGACGACAAGACTATGGAGCAGCTCGAAAAGGATCGCGAGAAGGCCAAGCGCGAAAAGGGCGGCGAGGGTGCGGCGACGGCCGAAAACCTCGAGGAGCAACGCCAGCAGGAGCGCGAGAATCGTGAGTCGCTGCGCCGCGTGGTGTTTGTGGTCGAAGACGGCAAGGCCAAGCTGGTCGATGTAGAGACCGGCATCGCCGACACGTCCTACATGCAAATCACCTCCGGCCTGGAGGAAGGCCAGGTCGTGGTCTCCGGCAGCTACGCCACCATCACCCGCACTTTGAAGGATGACATGGCCGTCAGCGTGCAAAAGCGCGGTGGCAGCAAAGCCAAGACGACGCCGGAAGACACCGAGGAATAA
- a CDS encoding TlpA family protein disulfide reductase, with amino-acid sequence MPVSTLPRPLAALLSLICCVSGVAAAETSGPIVVADAQRLDLDAYVEPGKTVVFGFVSKFSPACPCEPCANLADPMAALQAAHDDMVVVMVQIDREGATQIDWTSPVAMQFGLRRLPHFMVVGPEGKVLVEDNPQESGTEALEWVHHRIEALPGHTVTPVKVAGGSS; translated from the coding sequence ATGCCAGTCTCGACTCTCCCCCGCCCGCTGGCCGCTTTGTTGTCCCTGATCTGCTGCGTCTCCGGCGTGGCGGCAGCCGAAACGAGTGGTCCGATCGTTGTCGCCGATGCGCAACGCCTCGATTTGGACGCTTATGTGGAGCCGGGGAAAACGGTCGTCTTTGGTTTCGTGAGCAAGTTCAGCCCGGCCTGCCCGTGTGAACCCTGCGCGAATCTCGCCGACCCGATGGCGGCCCTGCAGGCGGCGCACGACGACATGGTGGTCGTGATGGTGCAAATCGACCGGGAAGGCGCGACGCAGATCGATTGGACCTCGCCGGTGGCGATGCAATTTGGCCTGCGCCGGCTGCCTCACTTCATGGTGGTGGGACCGGAGGGCAAAGTGCTGGTGGAGGACAACCCGCAGGAGAGCGGCACCGAAGCGCTCGAATGGGTGCATCACCGGATCGAGGCGCTGCCCGGTCACACGGTAACGCCGGTGAAGGTGGCGGGCGGTTCATCCTGA
- a CDS encoding DUF4336 domain-containing protein, which translates to MSAVTGDLRALGEDLWVAQFPFRIVGAELGKAVTVMRLPSGELVVHSGAPWSAADVAAIQALGPVRWVMEATRLHDTFARELRAEFPEAEFLWPARFPVAAEDLAPGRELGAVPAEWAGEIEVEPLGGIPATQEVAVYHRRSRTLVLADLVFNLRVGPGERVPFFVRWVSGLRTFPGTSRLLRLSVKDRAALRQSLARVLAWDFERVVVGHGEIIAGDAKRTLEQALAWANG; encoded by the coding sequence ATGAGCGCCGTAACCGGAGATCTGCGGGCATTGGGCGAGGATCTGTGGGTGGCGCAGTTTCCGTTTCGGATTGTGGGTGCGGAGCTGGGCAAGGCCGTGACGGTGATGCGGCTGCCGTCGGGAGAACTGGTGGTGCATTCGGGCGCGCCGTGGTCGGCGGCCGACGTGGCGGCGATCCAGGCGCTCGGGCCGGTGCGATGGGTGATGGAGGCGACGCGCTTGCATGACACCTTTGCGCGGGAGTTGCGGGCGGAGTTTCCGGAGGCGGAGTTTTTGTGGCCGGCGCGTTTCCCGGTCGCGGCGGAGGACTTGGCACCGGGCCGGGAGTTGGGGGCGGTTCCGGCGGAGTGGGCGGGGGAGATCGAAGTGGAGCCGTTGGGCGGTATCCCCGCGACGCAGGAAGTGGCGGTTTATCATCGTCGTTCCCGCACGCTCGTGCTGGCGGATCTGGTGTTTAACCTGCGGGTGGGGCCGGGGGAACGGGTGCCGTTTTTTGTGCGGTGGGTGTCGGGGCTGCGGACCTTTCCCGGCACCAGCCGGCTGTTACGGCTGAGTGTGAAGGACCGGGCGGCGCTGCGGCAGTCGTTGGCGCGCGTGCTGGCGTGGGACTTTGAGCGCGTGGTGGTAGGGCATGGCGAGATCATCGCGGGCGATGCAAAACGCACGCTCGAGCAGGCGCTGGCGTGGGCGAATGGGTAG